From Chryseobacterium sp. H1D6B, a single genomic window includes:
- a CDS encoding TonB-dependent receptor, translating to MNKMKLLFFSMVLFFSSMTLAQVSSVTVSGIVTHKDKSAVPYTNIVLKNAKDNTFVSGTITNEEGRFSLAEIKPGNYHLEISLSGYISKEQPLFIGSLSEFLDIPPVELELKSSEKETKIEEVIVTASKKNEIGNQLDKKTYSVADNISQSGGSVLQSMQNLPGITVQDGKVQLRGNDKVTVLIDGKQTALTGFGSQTGLDNIPSSAIDKIEIINNPSSKYDANGNAGIINIIMKKNKQNGWNGKAGFTTGLGSLWIRKENLPDIWPQYTFTPKINPSVSLNYRKDKINIFLQADNLYTQTLNKNEFMTRTYDDGTIINSQLKRNRNTNFLTTKAGIDWTIDSQNTLTVSGMYGSEKIIDRGDQPFFNNDLSQRFRLWQFLEDELKTTVMASAAYQHKFKEAGHHLNIGFNYTFHREDEKYFYDNYLPASTGTDAFKLLSDEQVYDFNVDYVKPLKYGRIEAGIKVRNRSIPTNMHFIPGINSVIDVSAGGWADYKEFIPAVYSNYVFENEKWEAELGVRLEYVKIQYDVNPNHPTYKSDGYNYTQPFPNLRLAYKLNDRNRFSIFYNRRVDRPNEVDIRIFPKYDDAEIIKVGNPALRPQFTNSIELGYKHNWDNGYLYTAAYHRFSNGTISRISSTVPGSTLIYAVFQNAGRSYNSGIEAVWNQKISKTYSFNVNGNLYRNQINAFSVENLYPIPNTFSAGRQTGVSGNVKFNNTFKFAKGFDAQLTAVYLAPDIIPQGKIGSRFSMDMGVKKSIQNGKGELFLNASDLFNTMVIKKKIQGDGFRYTSDDYYETQVIRLGYSYKF from the coding sequence ATGAATAAAATGAAACTGCTGTTTTTCTCAATGGTACTGTTTTTTTCTTCTATGACGTTGGCTCAGGTCTCTTCTGTAACAGTTTCAGGCATTGTAACTCACAAAGACAAATCTGCTGTGCCCTACACGAATATTGTTTTAAAAAATGCAAAAGACAATACGTTTGTTTCCGGAACGATCACCAATGAAGAGGGCCGGTTTTCTCTGGCTGAAATAAAACCCGGGAATTATCATTTAGAAATTTCTCTTTCAGGCTATATTTCTAAGGAACAGCCTCTTTTTATCGGCAGTCTTTCCGAGTTTCTGGATATTCCTCCAGTAGAACTTGAATTGAAGAGCAGTGAGAAAGAAACAAAAATTGAAGAAGTGATAGTAACGGCTTCTAAAAAAAATGAAATAGGAAATCAGCTTGACAAAAAAACATATTCTGTTGCTGACAACATCAGCCAAAGCGGGGGATCTGTTCTTCAGAGCATGCAGAACCTTCCGGGAATAACCGTTCAGGACGGAAAAGTACAGCTGCGGGGCAATGACAAGGTAACGGTTTTAATTGACGGAAAGCAGACTGCCTTAACCGGTTTTGGAAGCCAGACAGGACTTGATAATATCCCGTCTTCAGCGATTGATAAGATTGAAATCATTAATAATCCGTCTTCAAAATATGATGCTAATGGAAATGCAGGGATCATTAATATCATTATGAAAAAAAATAAACAGAACGGCTGGAACGGAAAAGCAGGATTTACAACAGGATTAGGCTCTCTCTGGATAAGAAAAGAAAATCTTCCGGATATATGGCCTCAGTATACTTTTACCCCAAAAATAAATCCTTCCGTTTCTTTAAATTACAGAAAAGATAAGATCAATATTTTCCTGCAGGCTGATAATTTATACACCCAGACGCTGAATAAAAATGAATTCATGACACGAACCTATGATGACGGAACCATTATTAATTCGCAGTTAAAAAGAAATAGAAATACGAATTTTTTAACTACAAAAGCAGGAATAGACTGGACTATCGACAGCCAGAATACATTAACGGTTTCAGGAATGTATGGAAGCGAGAAAATTATTGACCGTGGCGACCAGCCTTTTTTCAACAATGATCTGTCACAACGCTTCCGTTTATGGCAGTTTTTGGAAGATGAATTGAAAACTACGGTAATGGCTTCAGCTGCTTATCAGCATAAGTTCAAAGAAGCCGGACATCATTTGAATATTGGTTTCAATTATACCTTCCACAGAGAAGATGAAAAGTATTTCTATGACAATTATCTGCCTGCGTCCACCGGAACAGATGCTTTTAAACTGCTTTCAGACGAACAGGTGTATGATTTCAATGTAGATTATGTAAAACCCTTAAAATACGGCCGTATTGAGGCCGGAATTAAAGTAAGAAACAGAAGCATTCCTACCAACATGCACTTTATCCCGGGAATTAATTCTGTGATCGATGTAAGCGCAGGAGGCTGGGCAGATTATAAAGAATTCATTCCTGCAGTGTACAGCAATTATGTTTTTGAAAATGAAAAATGGGAAGCAGAACTGGGAGTAAGACTGGAATATGTAAAGATCCAATATGATGTAAACCCTAACCATCCCACTTATAAAAGTGACGGCTACAATTACACACAGCCGTTTCCGAATTTGAGATTAGCTTATAAACTCAATGACCGCAATAGGTTTTCAATATTTTATAACAGAAGGGTAGACAGGCCCAATGAAGTAGATATCCGGATATTCCCCAAATATGATGATGCTGAAATCATTAAAGTAGGAAACCCGGCATTAAGACCGCAGTTTACCAACTCAATAGAATTGGGATATAAACACAATTGGGATAACGGGTATTTGTATACCGCGGCATACCATCGTTTTTCTAATGGGACGATCAGCCGTATCTCCAGCACTGTCCCTGGAAGCACATTGATCTATGCCGTATTTCAGAATGCAGGCAGAAGTTATAATTCAGGAATTGAGGCGGTCTGGAATCAAAAAATTTCAAAAACATATTCCTTCAACGTTAACGGAAATCTTTACAGAAACCAGATCAATGCATTTAGTGTTGAAAATCTATATCCAATACCGAATACTTTTTCTGCCGGCAGACAGACCGGGGTATCTGGAAATGTAAAATTCAACAATACCTTCAAATTTGCTAAAGGATTTGATGCCCAGCTTACGGCTGTTTATCTGGCACCGGACATTATTCCGCAGGGAAAAATAGGTTCAAGGTTCTCAATGGATATGGGAGTAAAAAAATCCATTCAGAATGGTAAAGGAGAATTATTCCTGAACGCTTCAGATCTTTTCAATACCATGGTTATTAAGAAAAAAATTCAGGGAGACGGTTTTAGATATACCAGTGATGATTATTATGAAACACAGGTAATCCGATTAGGATACAGTTATAAATTTTAA
- a CDS encoding pyridoxamine 5'-phosphate oxidase family protein, protein MSTQNLSHLEAIKKIQELSENARICMFCTELENIPLNSRPMTLKETDDSGNLWFISSDDSNKNFEIKEDRRVQLFFMNNSDSQYLSVYGEASVYKDKATIESKWSAMANAWFDGKDDPNVSIIRVEPKETYYWDTKAGKLVSLLSFVASAVTGHKTNNSDGIEGNATV, encoded by the coding sequence ATGTCAACACAAAATCTCAGCCATTTAGAGGCAATCAAAAAAATTCAGGAACTTTCGGAAAATGCTAGAATCTGCATGTTTTGCACAGAGCTGGAGAACATACCCCTGAATTCCCGTCCGATGACTTTAAAAGAAACGGATGACAGCGGCAATCTTTGGTTCATCAGCAGTGATGACAGTAATAAAAACTTTGAAATTAAAGAAGACCGGAGAGTCCAGCTTTTCTTTATGAATAACAGTGATTCACAGTATTTGTCAGTCTACGGTGAAGCATCGGTTTATAAAGACAAAGCAACTATTGAAAGCAAGTGGTCGGCAATGGCAAATGCCTGGTTCGACGGTAAAGATGATCCAAATGTATCAATCATCCGGGTTGAGCCAAAAGAAACCTATTATTGGGATACAAAAGCAGGAAAGCTGGTGAGTTTATTAAGTTTCGTCGCTTCGGCGGTTACTGGACACAAAACAAATAATTCGGATGGTATTGAAGGAAATGCCACTGTATGA
- a CDS encoding AraC family transcriptional regulator yields MQNDKIKCGLAEQNDSRFVDTIEKEAYVWYEKDWKHDDYEHVHHRAQLTYVEEGYQYFHIDQKIYLVPQHHVIWIPSGKPHRITSEAQTVNLMVFLFKSVLKEDFYQHVQVFAIPPVLKEMLLYASKWNKVLAEDEEQEIFFKAILKSLPNFCRENNHLEIPVPADERLIPVCTYINANFKYHLNIDALADKAQMSVRSLQRIFKHETGITLQKYLQLTRILKSIELLDTRQYTLSQTAFMTGYKSLSAFTSSYFAVMKSKPKLKK; encoded by the coding sequence ATGCAGAACGACAAGATAAAATGCGGTTTAGCGGAACAAAATGACAGCCGTTTTGTTGATACAATCGAGAAAGAAGCCTATGTCTGGTATGAAAAAGACTGGAAGCATGACGATTACGAGCATGTACATCACCGTGCCCAGCTGACGTATGTAGAGGAAGGATATCAATATTTTCATATTGACCAGAAGATTTATCTTGTTCCTCAGCACCATGTGATCTGGATTCCTTCCGGAAAACCGCACCGTATTACTTCAGAAGCCCAGACAGTGAATCTGATGGTATTTTTGTTTAAATCTGTTTTGAAGGAAGATTTTTATCAGCATGTACAGGTTTTTGCTATTCCGCCTGTTTTAAAGGAAATGCTTTTGTATGCTTCAAAATGGAATAAAGTATTAGCTGAAGATGAAGAACAGGAAATATTTTTTAAAGCGATTTTAAAAAGCCTTCCGAACTTCTGCAGAGAAAATAATCATCTTGAAATCCCTGTTCCTGCAGATGAACGGCTGATTCCTGTCTGTACTTATATCAATGCCAATTTTAAATATCATCTGAATATTGATGCTCTTGCCGATAAAGCACAGATGTCTGTAAGGAGCCTGCAGCGTATTTTCAAGCACGAAACAGGAATAACACTTCAGAAGTACCTGCAGCTGACCCGGATTTTAAAAAGTATTGAGCTGCTTGATACCAGACAGTATACTTTAAGCCAGACCGCATTCATGACAGGCTATAAAAGTCTGTCTGCTTTTACTTCTTCTTATTTTGCCGTAATGAAATCAAAGCCCAAACTGAAGAAATAA
- a CDS encoding PLP-dependent aminotransferase family protein produces MIRPWKLELEVDKKLGKAVYLQIADTIIKDIKSGRLQPGDALPGSRNLSLLLGLNRNTVVAAYQVLTNEEWVEPKERQGIFVSDKLSALQLGVKKSKTESKKKTESNTALLINFDDGHPDSKIAPITELARVYRQIFDRKAKWQMMGYVDPSGDAEFRRVLSKMLNHQRGMHINEDEIFITRGSQMAMFLTAQSLLKPGDYVVVENPGYMPAWNAFNHAGAQLLPVSVDEEGLIVEEIIGHLKQNKNIKAIYITPHRQYPTTVTLSLARRLKLIELSNEYGITIIEDDYDNEFHFGYRPILPISSFPELNNYVYVGTMSKVVAPALRIGYLATADHSLLNKIADLRKIIDVQGDVIMEQAVLQLIKEGAVKKHIKKATVHYRNKRDFVFSLLEKYLKNTADFKLPDGGLAFWIKPKANLNWDVVTNLLLEHNVKIIHPVRYSFEGSLVNGFRLSYGSLSEEQLEHSIKIIADIINSQK; encoded by the coding sequence ATGATACGTCCATGGAAATTAGAACTAGAAGTTGATAAAAAACTAGGAAAAGCAGTTTATCTGCAGATCGCTGATACGATTATTAAAGACATTAAATCTGGAAGATTACAGCCTGGTGATGCACTTCCTGGAAGCCGGAACCTGTCTTTACTGCTTGGATTGAATAGAAACACCGTAGTAGCGGCCTATCAGGTCTTAACCAACGAAGAGTGGGTAGAACCTAAAGAAAGACAGGGGATTTTTGTATCAGATAAGTTGTCTGCGCTGCAATTGGGAGTAAAAAAGAGTAAAACAGAAAGTAAGAAAAAAACAGAAAGTAATACTGCTCTTTTAATCAATTTTGACGACGGACATCCGGACAGTAAAATTGCTCCTATCACAGAATTAGCAAGAGTTTACAGACAGATATTCGACAGGAAGGCAAAATGGCAGATGATGGGATATGTAGACCCGTCCGGGGATGCAGAATTCCGGAGGGTACTTTCTAAAATGCTCAATCATCAGAGAGGAATGCATATTAATGAAGATGAGATTTTCATTACAAGAGGAAGCCAGATGGCTATGTTTCTTACGGCTCAAAGCTTATTAAAACCAGGTGATTATGTAGTAGTGGAAAATCCTGGTTATATGCCGGCCTGGAATGCATTCAATCATGCAGGTGCCCAGCTTTTACCTGTTTCAGTGGACGAAGAAGGATTGATCGTTGAAGAGATTATTGGCCATTTAAAACAAAATAAAAACATCAAAGCCATTTACATAACACCTCATAGACAGTATCCTACTACAGTTACTTTAAGTTTAGCTAGAAGATTGAAATTAATTGAATTATCCAATGAATATGGTATAACGATCATTGAGGATGACTACGATAATGAGTTTCATTTCGGGTACCGTCCTATTCTTCCGATCTCCAGTTTTCCTGAACTTAATAACTATGTATATGTAGGTACCATGAGCAAAGTGGTGGCGCCGGCTTTAAGAATTGGTTATTTGGCAACCGCAGACCACTCTCTTTTAAATAAAATTGCAGATTTAAGAAAAATAATTGACGTACAGGGAGATGTTATCATGGAACAGGCCGTATTGCAACTTATCAAAGAAGGAGCTGTAAAAAAGCACATTAAAAAAGCAACCGTACATTATAGAAATAAAAGAGATTTTGTCTTCAGCCTTCTTGAAAAATATTTAAAAAATACAGCAGATTTTAAACTGCCGGATGGAGGATTAGCTTTCTGGATTAAACCTAAAGCTAATTTGAATTGGGATGTCGTAACTAATTTATTATTAGAACACAATGTCAAAATAATTCATCCTGTCCGGTATAGTTTTGAAGGAAGTTTAGTCAATGGTTTTCGATTAAGCTACGGATCTCTTTCTGAAGAACAGCTGGAACACAGCATAAAGATCATTGCAGATATAATAAACAGTCAAAAATAA
- a CDS encoding thioredoxin family protein yields the protein MKKIVFYHAGCSVCLSALHDITAILGSDNVEVIYLDEDEDEDEDEDEDEGKIEKAQKAGVQSIPALVTPNGNVLHLNFGASIEDIKK from the coding sequence ATGAAAAAAATAGTTTTTTATCATGCCGGATGTTCCGTATGTCTAAGTGCACTGCATGATATTACAGCTATTCTGGGATCAGATAATGTAGAAGTTATCTACCTTGATGAAGATGAAGATGAAGATGAAGATGAAGATGAAGATGAAGGTAAGATTGAAAAAGCTCAAAAAGCAGGCGTACAATCTATACCTGCATTAGTAACTCCGAACGGAAATGTTCTGCATTTAAATTTTGGAGCTTCCATTGAAGATATAAAAAAGTAA
- a CDS encoding dihydrodipicolinate synthase family protein has translation MKNVPFKGIIAYPITPFTENEKVDIPLFKKLVERLVASGSHGIAPLGSTGVLPYLSDEEKEEITEATIQQVNNRVPTLVGVSNLTTEKTIHHAKFAEKAGADAVMIIPMSYWKLTDDEIVSHYDAIAGKISIPIMAYNNPATGGVDMSPALLKRLLEIPNVTMIKESTGDIQRMHYLRRELGEDVAFYNGSNPLALAAFSAGARGWCTAAPNLIPELNIGLYNAIENNQLKEAQDIFYKQIELLRFIVAKGLPRAVKAGLNILGENGGKLRNPLKPLTEKEIEELKIIIKNLN, from the coding sequence ATGAAAAATGTTCCATTTAAAGGGATAATTGCTTATCCGATAACTCCTTTTACTGAAAATGAAAAAGTGGATATTCCCCTTTTCAAAAAACTGGTAGAAAGGCTGGTTGCATCAGGAAGCCACGGTATTGCTCCATTAGGAAGTACAGGAGTCTTACCTTATTTATCTGATGAAGAAAAAGAGGAAATCACTGAAGCCACCATACAACAGGTAAATAACAGAGTTCCAACCTTAGTGGGAGTTTCTAATCTCACCACTGAAAAAACGATCCATCATGCGAAATTTGCTGAAAAAGCCGGAGCTGATGCCGTAATGATTATCCCGATGAGCTACTGGAAGCTTACAGATGATGAGATCGTCTCCCATTATGATGCTATTGCCGGTAAGATTTCAATTCCGATTATGGCGTATAACAATCCCGCAACTGGAGGCGTAGATATGTCTCCGGCTTTATTAAAAAGGCTGTTAGAAATTCCTAACGTGACCATGATCAAAGAAAGTACTGGTGATATCCAAAGGATGCATTATTTGAGAAGAGAACTGGGAGAAGATGTTGCATTTTATAACGGTTCCAATCCATTGGCACTCGCCGCGTTTTCAGCGGGAGCAAGAGGATGGTGCACGGCAGCACCTAATTTAATTCCCGAATTGAATATCGGTTTATATAATGCTATTGAAAACAACCAGCTTAAAGAAGCTCAGGATATTTTTTACAAACAGATTGAACTGCTGAGATTCATTGTTGCTAAAGGACTTCCAAGAGCCGTTAAAGCCGGATTGAATATTTTGGGTGAAAATGGCGGGAAATTAAGAAACCCGTTGAAGCCATTAACCGAGAAAGAAATTGAAGAATTAAAAATTATCATTAAAAATCTCAATTAA
- a CDS encoding Atu1372/SO_1960 family protein, translated as MKKLGSFIVLLLMLNIPNKMEAQDSNKAKVLVLIHSDNGGTYELAKEIAKGIESDGSVKAVIKQVKQSQNDNLKNIPIASADELPSYDGIAFGSPVYFGNISTGMSEFFSKTVNLWTSHALEGMPAAVFMSAGSGAGKELALQSFWNSLAVHGMILVSNGIRGTESINKAIPQGNSVLGVTTMASLKDVERPTKDERSLAELQGKNFAKVALALKGTFNKKETAAAEKPKDFNTLLKQKNIILPQVPKPAGNYQPYVRSGNLVFINQVALKDGKILNPGKLGVDVNEEQVKEATKATMLNVISVLKEAVGGDLNRVKQCVQLTGIFNTKDDFTKHADLMNIASDLTVEVFGDKGKHARATLGASSIPVNSSVEIQAVFEVE; from the coding sequence ATGAAAAAATTAGGATCTTTTATTGTATTACTTTTAATGTTAAACATCCCAAATAAAATGGAAGCACAAGATAGCAATAAAGCAAAAGTACTGGTTCTCATCCATTCCGATAACGGAGGAACATATGAACTGGCCAAAGAGATAGCAAAAGGAATAGAAAGTGACGGCAGCGTAAAAGCAGTGATCAAACAGGTTAAACAATCTCAAAATGACAATCTGAAAAATATTCCCATAGCTTCAGCAGACGAACTTCCATCATATGACGGGATCGCATTTGGGTCCCCTGTTTATTTTGGAAACATCAGCACTGGGATGAGCGAGTTTTTCTCCAAAACAGTCAATCTCTGGACGAGTCATGCGCTGGAAGGAATGCCTGCGGCTGTTTTTATGTCTGCGGGAAGCGGAGCCGGGAAAGAGCTTGCTTTACAGTCATTTTGGAACAGTCTTGCCGTTCACGGAATGATCCTTGTTTCAAATGGTATCCGTGGAACAGAAAGCATCAACAAAGCAATTCCGCAGGGAAATTCAGTACTCGGTGTTACAACTATGGCTTCTTTAAAAGATGTGGAAAGACCTACCAAAGATGAACGTTCTTTAGCAGAACTTCAGGGTAAAAACTTCGCAAAAGTTGCTTTAGCTTTAAAAGGGACATTTAATAAAAAAGAAACTGCGGCCGCTGAAAAGCCTAAAGATTTCAATACTCTTTTAAAACAAAAAAATATTATACTGCCTCAGGTGCCAAAACCAGCTGGAAATTATCAGCCTTATGTGCGTTCCGGAAACCTGGTATTTATCAATCAAGTTGCTTTAAAAGATGGAAAGATTCTTAATCCAGGAAAACTAGGCGTTGATGTAAACGAAGAGCAGGTGAAAGAGGCAACAAAAGCAACGATGCTGAATGTAATATCTGTTTTAAAGGAAGCCGTAGGCGGAGATTTGAACAGAGTAAAACAATGCGTTCAGCTGACAGGAATTTTCAATACCAAAGATGATTTCACAAAGCATGCAGATCTAATGAATATTGCTTCTGATCTTACAGTTGAAGTTTTTGGGGACAAAGGAAAACACGCAAGAGCTACTTTAGGTGCTTCATCAATTCCTGTGAATTCTTCAGTGGAAATACAGGCTGTTTTTGAAGTGGAATAG
- a CDS encoding cupin domain-containing protein: MDNKKFSSKDFHKTFARPEYNKPSHLIHKNVENAGVHNEFSTERKHPVFFVDLPSKNVSMTIGGLLPGQMTNKHRHTYETVLYVIEGKGWTEVEGEKVEWQAGDAVYIPSWAWHKHQNLSDTEPAKYIACENAPQLQNPGVALREEEGRDL; encoded by the coding sequence ATGGACAATAAGAAATTCAGCTCAAAAGACTTTCATAAAACTTTTGCAAGACCTGAGTACAACAAACCGAGCCACTTGATTCACAAAAATGTAGAAAACGCAGGTGTGCACAATGAGTTTTCAACGGAAAGAAAACACCCTGTTTTCTTTGTAGATCTTCCAAGTAAAAATGTGAGTATGACAATCGGCGGATTACTGCCGGGACAGATGACAAACAAACACCGTCATACCTACGAAACAGTTTTATACGTAATAGAAGGAAAAGGATGGACAGAAGTAGAAGGTGAAAAAGTAGAGTGGCAGGCAGGAGATGCAGTGTATATTCCTTCTTGGGCCTGGCATAAACATCAAAATTTAAGCGATACTGAGCCTGCAAAATATATCGCTTGTGAAAATGCTCCACAGCTTCAGAATCCAGGAGTTGCTCTGAGAGAAGAGGAAGGAAGAGATTTATAA
- a CDS encoding phosphatase PAP2 family protein, translated as MKNLFAGLFLSFISFQHAAAQDSLTVMKIQDSAAVPLKSDLNDTTHQFTYKKLIIPAVLISYGAASLSIKGLKQLNSSTQYEISEHQPDKIKLDNYTQFAPAVLVYGLNAAGVEGKHNFRDRSIIYGTSMLITSSITLPLKHIVKEERPDGSNNLSFPSGHTAIAFASAQFMFREYKDTNFWLGISGYSLAVFTGVYRMLNNKHWFGDVVGGAGFGILSTELAYWLYPKINSILGGKSEKSQTMIMPYYQKGNAGIGFVMNF; from the coding sequence ATGAAAAATTTATTCGCAGGCTTATTTTTAAGCTTTATAAGTTTTCAGCATGCGGCTGCACAGGACAGTTTAACAGTGATGAAAATCCAGGACAGTGCAGCTGTTCCTTTAAAGTCAGATTTAAATGACACTACCCATCAGTTCACGTATAAAAAACTGATTATACCCGCAGTATTGATATCTTATGGAGCCGCAAGTTTAAGCATCAAAGGGCTTAAACAATTGAATTCTTCCACCCAGTATGAAATAAGCGAACACCAGCCTGATAAAATAAAACTGGATAACTATACTCAATTTGCCCCGGCAGTATTGGTGTACGGACTGAACGCTGCAGGGGTTGAAGGCAAACATAATTTCAGGGACAGGAGTATTATTTACGGAACTTCTATGCTGATCACTTCTTCCATAACACTGCCGCTGAAACATATTGTAAAAGAAGAAAGACCAGATGGTTCCAATAATCTGTCATTTCCTTCCGGCCACACTGCTATTGCCTTTGCTTCTGCTCAATTTATGTTCAGAGAATATAAGGATACTAATTTCTGGCTGGGAATTTCTGGGTATTCCTTAGCTGTTTTCACGGGAGTGTATAGAATGCTGAATAACAAACACTGGTTCGGAGACGTGGTAGGCGGTGCCGGTTTTGGGATCTTATCTACAGAATTGGCGTACTGGCTGTATCCTAAGATCAATTCTATCTTAGGAGGGAAGAGCGAAAAATCTCAGACGATGATCATGCCTTACTACCAAAAAGGAAATGCAGGGATTGGTTTTGTTATGAATTTTTAA